A genome region from Quadrisphaera sp. RL12-1S includes the following:
- a CDS encoding phosphatase PAP2 family protein has protein sequence MTTDPMPFGSRAAALRGTGEHREAAAAWLAVRWPLLAGVALLGVLLDLLLGGPLTTVADVRVHAWMAARPHTGPDLALAHVLDHTGQRGIVTPIVLLVAVWVRRRTGSWSSVWLVLGTIFAMNLVIAAAKFSLARGLAVDGDPSLFLPGGQAFPSGHAANASSAAALLVVLLARGRGVRLRRSTALVVVLVPSAVMTVVSLYLGFHWFSDLIAGTLLGALVVWAGVRVERRTGPELRRRRTRRRIGIPPLHALQPAGHALDDPFEVDLPAELPARLASARAADTARAGTPDAQLRRRPGATAA, from the coding sequence GTGACGACTGATCCGATGCCGTTCGGCTCGCGCGCGGCAGCGCTGCGCGGGACCGGCGAGCACCGCGAGGCCGCGGCCGCCTGGCTGGCCGTGCGCTGGCCGCTGCTGGCCGGTGTCGCGCTGCTCGGCGTCCTGCTGGACCTCCTCCTGGGGGGCCCGCTGACCACCGTCGCCGACGTCCGCGTCCACGCCTGGATGGCCGCCCGCCCCCACACCGGTCCCGACCTCGCCCTGGCGCACGTCCTCGACCACACCGGGCAGCGCGGCATCGTCACGCCGATCGTGCTGCTCGTGGCCGTCTGGGTCCGACGTCGCACCGGCAGCTGGTCGTCAGTGTGGCTCGTGCTCGGCACGATCTTCGCGATGAACCTCGTCATCGCCGCGGCCAAGTTCTCCCTGGCCCGCGGCCTGGCCGTCGACGGGGACCCGTCCCTGTTCCTGCCGGGCGGTCAGGCGTTCCCGTCCGGCCACGCGGCCAACGCCTCGTCCGCCGCGGCGCTGCTCGTCGTCCTGCTGGCCCGCGGCCGCGGCGTGCGCCTGCGCCGCTCCACCGCGCTGGTGGTGGTGCTGGTCCCGAGCGCGGTCATGACGGTGGTGTCGCTCTACCTGGGCTTCCACTGGTTCAGCGACCTCATCGCCGGCACGCTGCTGGGCGCCCTGGTCGTGTGGGCGGGGGTGCGGGTGGAGCGCCGCACCGGCCCCGAGCTCCGCCGTCGCCGGACCCGCCGGCGCATCGGCATCCCGCCGCTGCACGCCCTGCAGCCGGCCGGGCACGCCCTGGACGACCCGTTCGAGGTCGACCTCCCCGCGGAGCTGCCCGCTCGGCTAGCGTCGGCCCGTGCTGCTGACACCGCACGAGCAGGAACGCCTGATGCTCAGCTACGCCGCCGACCTGGCGCGACGGCGGCGTGA
- a CDS encoding MMPL family transporter produces MRVVRAIARGYRSAVVRGRWVVLVAWVGLVAAVLLLVPVGDLAGSRGGFNDLLPEDSPAVQAAQRSLAEFGVPVTSGTAVVLHDPAGLDPLTRAHAVVRALAVLQEARAREAAGGAVPPNQLVGAVPVPLVAADTSVTYLFASPGSSLGGTTNAAQAYADHFTATDLPGVQTAVTGFVPAQRAQADVLRAHLSTFELASLALVVVLVALIFRSPVASLVVLGVAAGALLVYFPLLTRLATELGFAVPAELQPVLAALLIGVVTDYCVLFFHAFREGLSQGRGVHESVRRTMAADAPVVAVAGVTVAVGTLALLVSPFRLFAALGPALAFTVLVGAVAALVLAPALMAVLGHRLFRLRGKVPVTRPLEAADAAPPREGEADRGSGGWLGRALVGVLTHRAGAVVAVVLVTGALLAAAAPLRHATLSMSFTAGLPASDPVAQGAALLDRAGLAGLSAPTEVLVEGPGVTAQRDALARLQAGLATQRGVVRVIGPADLPVSDDRLGLVLARSGDAARFVVVLDSDPLAATAIADVRALRAQLPALVAASGLQGATPSVTGQTRIASEVADLTVRSLLVTLVVAFALQLLVLAVYLRSLVTPLVVLAASLVSMGSALGLTVLVFQDWMGQPGLTFYAPFATAVLLLALGADYSVFAIGGIWEEARRHPLRRAIAVAVPRSAGAITAAGVILASTFALVGVIPLVTFRQIAFTMAAGLLVDTLLVRPLLMPAALSLLGRWAGWPGGRTALTERGRLVAAP; encoded by the coding sequence GTGCGCGTCGTGAGGGCGATCGCCCGGGGGTACCGCTCCGCGGTGGTCCGCGGCCGCTGGGTGGTGCTCGTCGCCTGGGTGGGCCTGGTGGCGGCGGTGCTCCTGCTGGTGCCCGTGGGCGACCTGGCCGGGTCACGGGGCGGGTTCAACGACCTGCTGCCGGAGGACAGCCCCGCCGTGCAGGCCGCGCAGCGCTCGCTGGCGGAGTTCGGGGTCCCGGTGACGTCCGGCACGGCCGTGGTGCTGCACGACCCGGCCGGCCTGGACCCCCTGACGCGGGCCCACGCCGTGGTCAGGGCGCTGGCGGTGCTGCAGGAGGCGAGGGCCCGGGAGGCCGCCGGCGGGGCGGTCCCGCCCAACCAGCTGGTCGGCGCGGTGCCGGTGCCCCTGGTGGCCGCCGACACGTCGGTCACCTACCTGTTCGCCTCCCCCGGCTCCTCCCTGGGCGGCACGACCAACGCCGCGCAGGCCTACGCCGACCACTTCACAGCCACCGACCTGCCGGGCGTGCAGACGGCGGTCACGGGGTTCGTCCCCGCCCAGCGCGCCCAGGCGGACGTGCTGCGCGCGCACCTGAGCACGTTCGAGCTCGCCAGCCTGGCGCTGGTCGTCGTCCTGGTGGCGCTGATCTTCCGCTCCCCGGTCGCCTCGCTGGTGGTGCTGGGCGTGGCCGCGGGCGCCCTGCTCGTCTACTTCCCCCTCCTCACCCGGCTGGCCACCGAGCTCGGGTTCGCGGTGCCCGCGGAGCTGCAGCCGGTGCTCGCCGCGCTGCTCATCGGGGTGGTCACGGACTACTGCGTGCTGTTCTTCCACGCCTTCCGGGAGGGGCTGTCGCAGGGGCGCGGGGTGCACGAGTCGGTGCGGCGGACCATGGCCGCCGACGCGCCCGTGGTGGCGGTGGCCGGGGTGACGGTGGCCGTGGGCACCCTGGCGCTGCTCGTCAGCCCGTTCCGCCTCTTCGCGGCGCTCGGCCCGGCGCTGGCCTTCACGGTGCTGGTGGGGGCCGTGGCCGCGCTGGTGCTGGCCCCGGCACTCATGGCCGTCCTGGGCCACCGCCTGTTCCGGCTGCGCGGGAAGGTCCCCGTGACGCGTCCCCTGGAGGCCGCGGACGCCGCTCCGCCGCGCGAGGGCGAGGCGGACCGCGGCTCGGGCGGCTGGCTGGGGCGCGCGCTGGTGGGGGTGCTCACGCACCGCGCGGGCGCCGTCGTCGCCGTCGTCCTGGTCACCGGGGCGCTGCTCGCGGCGGCGGCGCCGCTGCGCCACGCGACCCTGTCGATGTCGTTCACCGCGGGCCTGCCCGCGAGCGACCCGGTCGCCCAGGGGGCGGCGCTGCTCGACCGGGCCGGGCTGGCCGGGCTGTCGGCCCCCACCGAGGTGCTCGTGGAGGGTCCGGGGGTGACGGCGCAGCGCGACGCCCTCGCGCGGCTGCAGGCGGGGCTGGCCACCCAGCGGGGGGTGGTGCGCGTCATCGGGCCCGCCGACCTGCCGGTCAGCGACGACCGGCTCGGCCTGGTGCTGGCCCGCAGCGGCGACGCGGCGCGGTTCGTGGTGGTGCTCGACAGCGACCCGCTGGCGGCCACCGCCATCGCCGACGTGCGCGCCCTGCGCGCGCAGCTGCCGGCCCTCGTCGCCGCCTCGGGCCTGCAGGGGGCGACGCCGTCCGTGACGGGCCAGACGCGGATCGCGAGCGAGGTGGCGGACCTGACGGTGCGCAGCCTGCTGGTCACGCTGGTGGTGGCCTTCGCGCTGCAGCTGCTGGTGCTCGCGGTCTACCTGCGCTCGCTGGTCACCCCGCTGGTGGTGCTCGCCGCGAGCCTGGTGAGCATGGGCTCGGCGCTCGGGCTGACGGTGCTGGTGTTCCAGGACTGGATGGGCCAGCCGGGGCTGACCTTCTACGCGCCCTTCGCGACGGCGGTCCTGCTCCTCGCGCTGGGCGCGGACTACAGCGTCTTCGCCATCGGGGGCATCTGGGAGGAGGCCCGCCGGCACCCGCTGCGCCGCGCGATCGCCGTGGCCGTGCCCCGCTCGGCGGGGGCCATCACCGCCGCCGGGGTCATCCTGGCCTCGACGTTCGCGCTGGTCGGCGTGATCCCCCTGGTGACGTTCCGGCAGATCGCCTTCACCATGGCCGCGGGGCTCCTGGTGGACACCCTGCTCGTGCGCCCGCTGCTCATGCCCGCCGCGCTGTCGCTCCTGGGCCGCTGGGCCGGCTGGCCCGGGGGCCGGACGGCGCTGACCGAGCGCGGCCGCCTGGTGGCCGCGCCGTGA
- the uraD gene encoding 2-oxo-4-hydroxy-4-carboxy-5-ureidoimidazoline decarboxylase has product MPLIDVLLGRTPPSGSEAQALAACLDAPLWVASVLDGAPYPDVEALLEQADAAARALPPEAVLAALQTHPRIGERPTGDSAHERMSRLEQSGVSRDAETTERLAAGNAAYEARFGHVFLVRAAGLSSEEVLAALEARLANDAAAELEVAGDQLRQIALLRLQAALTA; this is encoded by the coding sequence ATGCCGCTGATCGACGTCCTGCTCGGACGCACGCCGCCCTCCGGGTCCGAGGCGCAGGCGCTGGCCGCGTGCCTGGACGCCCCGCTGTGGGTGGCGAGCGTGCTGGACGGCGCCCCCTACCCCGACGTCGAGGCGCTGCTGGAGCAGGCCGACGCCGCCGCGCGCGCCCTGCCCCCCGAGGCCGTCCTCGCCGCGCTGCAGACCCACCCGCGCATCGGGGAGCGCCCCACCGGCGACAGCGCCCACGAGCGGATGTCGCGCCTGGAGCAGTCCGGGGTCTCCCGGGACGCCGAGACCACCGAGCGCCTCGCCGCCGGCAACGCCGCCTACGAGGCGCGCTTCGGCCACGTGTTCCTCGTGCGCGCCGCGGGCCTGTCCTCCGAGGAGGTGCTCGCCGCCCTGGAGGCGCGGCTCGCCAACGACGCCGCCGCGGAGCTGGAGGTCGCGGGCGACCAGCTGCGGCAGATCGCGCTGCTTCGGCTCCAGGCCGCCCTCACGGCCTGA
- the pucL gene encoding factor-independent urate hydroxylase, whose amino-acid sequence MSYDLTWNQYGKAEVRVVHVDRSGPLHAVRDLNVTTALRGDFGPAYTDGDNARVLTTDAQKNTVFGLARETGVGEPEEFALALARQLLAASPHADVARVVVEQFPWTALGGGGHAFSRAGSHVVVAELELPRGGQPQLSGGVDELVVLKTTDSEYHGFLRERFTTLAETHERILATQVTARWRYAEGAADGADHAAVKAGALAALLEAFAGHRSLALQQTLHAMGTAVLDARPELAEVRLSLPNKHHFLQDLSRFGLDNPDAVYHADDRPYGLIEGTITRR is encoded by the coding sequence ATGAGCTACGACCTCACCTGGAACCAGTACGGCAAGGCCGAGGTCCGCGTGGTGCACGTGGACCGCTCCGGCCCCCTGCACGCGGTCCGCGACCTCAACGTCACCACCGCGCTGCGCGGCGACTTCGGCCCGGCCTACACCGACGGCGACAACGCGCGCGTGCTCACCACCGACGCGCAGAAGAACACCGTCTTCGGGCTGGCCCGGGAGACCGGGGTGGGGGAGCCGGAGGAGTTCGCGCTGGCGCTGGCCCGCCAGCTGCTGGCTGCCAGCCCGCACGCCGACGTGGCACGCGTGGTGGTCGAGCAGTTCCCGTGGACGGCGCTCGGCGGCGGGGGGCACGCGTTCTCGCGCGCCGGCTCGCACGTGGTGGTCGCCGAGCTGGAGCTCCCGCGCGGCGGGCAGCCGCAGCTGTCCGGCGGCGTCGACGAGCTGGTGGTGCTCAAGACCACGGACTCGGAGTACCACGGCTTCCTGCGGGAGCGCTTCACCACGCTCGCCGAGACCCACGAGCGGATCCTCGCCACCCAGGTCACCGCCCGCTGGCGGTACGCCGAGGGCGCCGCGGACGGCGCCGACCACGCGGCCGTCAAGGCCGGCGCGCTGGCGGCGCTGCTGGAGGCCTTCGCCGGGCACCGCTCCCTGGCGCTGCAGCAGACCCTGCACGCCATGGGCACCGCCGTCCTGGACGCCCGTCCCGAGCTGGCCGAGGTGCGGCTGTCGCTGCCCAACAAGCACCACTTCCTGCAGGACCTCTCGCGCTTCGGCCTGGACAACCCCGACGCCGTCTACCACGCCGACGACAGGCCCTACGGCCTCATCGAGGGGACGATCACCCGCCGGTGA
- a CDS encoding LmeA family phospholipid-binding protein, whose translation MSRGGRRALGWLVVVAVLLGGALVAAPVLDGAARTAAQERAAAEVARSSGAAGATVTVGGGWFLPQVVRGRYPQVRLDLREVPTQQLTLARVVVDASDVELSTPDLLQGRVTGTAAASRTSATVSYDVLDAVLARRSPPLRVAPETGGDRLRVTGSERVLGRDVALSGWVDLEVDAESSPPVLRAVPDELDVDDGLLDSLSGSVLRRLRGLLAFDVPLGELPDGQRVTGVQVRGDGVVVDTQGEGIVVGS comes from the coding sequence GTGAGCCGGGGTGGCCGGCGCGCCCTGGGCTGGCTGGTCGTGGTGGCCGTGCTGCTCGGCGGCGCCCTGGTGGCGGCCCCCGTCCTCGACGGCGCGGCGCGCACCGCCGCGCAGGAGCGGGCGGCGGCCGAGGTCGCGCGCTCCTCGGGGGCTGCCGGCGCCACGGTCACCGTGGGCGGCGGGTGGTTCCTGCCCCAGGTGGTCCGGGGCCGCTACCCGCAGGTGCGGCTCGACCTGCGCGAGGTCCCCACCCAGCAGCTGACCCTCGCGCGGGTGGTGGTGGACGCCTCCGACGTGGAGCTGTCGACGCCGGACCTGCTGCAGGGGCGGGTGACGGGCACCGCCGCCGCGAGCCGCACCTCCGCCACCGTCTCCTACGACGTACTGGACGCGGTGCTCGCCCGGCGCAGCCCGCCGCTGCGGGTGGCCCCGGAGACCGGCGGCGACCGCCTCCGGGTGACCGGCTCGGAGCGGGTGCTGGGCCGCGACGTCGCGCTCTCGGGGTGGGTGGACCTCGAGGTGGACGCGGAGAGCTCACCGCCGGTGCTGCGGGCGGTCCCGGACGAGCTGGACGTCGACGACGGCCTCCTCGACAGCCTGTCGGGCTCGGTGCTGCGGCGCCTGCGGGGGCTGCTCGCCTTCGACGTGCCGCTGGGCGAGCTGCCCGACGGGCAGCGGGTGACGGGGGTCCAGGTGCGCGGTGACGGGGTGGTCGTCGACACGCAGGGTGAGGGCATCGTTGTCGGATCGTGA
- the uraH gene encoding hydroxyisourate hydrolase gives MGLSTHVLDTASGAPAAGVPVSLSLRTGDAWAPLVTATTDDDGRAALLHDDPEPGTYRLLFDTSGRSGFFPEVAVVVVVPEGGSDGQRRLHVPLLLSPFGYTTYRGS, from the coding sequence GTGGGGCTGAGCACGCACGTCCTGGACACCGCCTCCGGCGCGCCCGCCGCGGGGGTGCCGGTCTCGCTGTCCCTGCGGACCGGCGACGCGTGGGCCCCGCTGGTCACGGCCACCACCGACGACGACGGGCGCGCTGCGCTCCTGCACGACGACCCCGAGCCGGGCACCTACCGCCTGCTGTTCGACACCTCCGGGCGCAGCGGCTTCTTCCCGGAGGTCGCCGTCGTCGTCGTCGTCCCCGAGGGCGGGTCCGACGGTCAGCGCCGCCTGCACGTGCCGCTGCTGCTGTCCCCCTTCGGCTACACCACCTACCGCGGGAGCTGA
- a CDS encoding phosphatase PAP2 family protein codes for MTTIPAPLRPTAGALPGPVSVQRAVGALVARWPVLAGAGLLVVVLDVLLGGPLSTVLDVRVNRWMAALPHTGPDLVLAHVLDHTGKITVVAPLLLVVAGLGSWRRRSWSSLVTAGGTLFVMLSVLAVVKFGLARGLAVNGDPSLLVPGGQSFPSGHAAQAAVTAGLLVALLPRLTGRPLRRSTALLVVAVPCSVMTSVSLYLGFHWTTDLVAGTLVGLLAARAGLAVERRCERRRAVRRLGAPPLRLVTAPFDVDLERSRVATSTGQTLIVARS; via the coding sequence GTGACCACCATCCCCGCTCCCCTGCGGCCGACCGCCGGCGCGCTCCCCGGCCCCGTGTCGGTGCAGCGGGCTGTCGGCGCTCTGGTCGCGCGCTGGCCCGTCCTGGCCGGTGCGGGGCTGCTGGTGGTGGTGCTCGACGTGCTGCTGGGCGGCCCGCTCAGCACCGTGCTCGACGTGCGGGTGAACCGGTGGATGGCGGCGCTGCCGCACACCGGGCCCGACCTGGTGCTCGCCCACGTGCTCGACCACACCGGCAAGATCACCGTCGTGGCGCCCCTCCTGCTCGTGGTGGCGGGCCTGGGCTCCTGGCGCCGCCGCAGCTGGAGCTCGCTGGTGACGGCCGGCGGCACCCTGTTCGTGATGCTCTCGGTGCTGGCCGTGGTCAAGTTCGGTCTGGCTCGCGGCCTGGCCGTCAACGGGGACCCCTCGCTGCTGGTGCCCGGCGGCCAGTCCTTCCCGTCGGGCCACGCGGCGCAGGCCGCCGTCACCGCCGGGCTGCTCGTGGCGCTGCTGCCGCGCCTGACCGGGCGGCCGCTGCGGCGCTCCACGGCGCTGCTCGTGGTGGCCGTGCCCTGCTCGGTGATGACGTCGGTGTCGCTGTACCTCGGGTTCCACTGGACCACCGACCTCGTCGCGGGGACGCTGGTGGGGCTCCTGGCCGCCCGCGCGGGGCTGGCCGTCGAGCGGCGCTGCGAGCGCCGCCGGGCGGTCCGCCGCCTGGGCGCGCCGCCGCTGCGGCTGGTCACCGCCCCGTTCGACGTCGACCTCGAGCGCAGCCGCGTCGCCACCAGCACCGGCCAGACGCTCATCGTTGCCCGATCGTGA
- a CDS encoding urease subunit gamma has protein sequence MLLTPHEQERLMLSYAADLARRRRERGLRLNHPEAVAVITSFLLEGARDGRTVADLMSAGRGVLAREDVMDGVPEMLHEVQVEATFPDGTKLVTVHEPIP, from the coding sequence GTGCTGCTGACACCGCACGAGCAGGAACGCCTGATGCTCAGCTACGCCGCCGACCTGGCGCGACGGCGGCGTGAGCGCGGGCTGAGGCTCAACCACCCCGAGGCGGTCGCCGTCATCACCTCCTTCCTGCTGGAGGGGGCCCGTGACGGGCGCACGGTGGCCGACCTCATGTCGGCCGGCCGCGGCGTGCTGGCCCGCGAGGACGTCATGGACGGCGTCCCGGAGATGCTCCACGAGGTGCAGGTCGAGGCGACCTTCCCCGACGGCACCAAGCTCGTCACCGTCCACGAGCCGATCCCGTGA